One Marinibacterium anthonyi genomic region harbors:
- the gmr gene encoding Cyclic di-GMP phosphodiesterase Gmr → MRGSKCRSRHFKLYLAIVVTTASTFAISGQLDLMERFYQFSHAHERWELDELAVLVLNSIVALTVILIVRTRDMRKALRERDAAEANIRKMARHDALTGLFNRRAFLDHLSRVAGLDSDRKADLILMMLDLDRFKAVNDLHGHNCGDAVLMETARRLERQLGDGDVLARLGGDEFSIALAPGSSVERAERLAHKICSEIARPVRYREISVTIGTCVGLATIDRSTRFADGLGFADHALYAAKNMGRGQFAWYDAGLDAAAKERLQIEADLRDAISRGEVVAHYQPIFDIRTDVLRGFEVLARWKTETRGQIPPSTFIGIAEDTGLIAPLGWSILEQACETGRQWPSALKMSINFSSMQFQDPQLVERVGAILTKTGFDPARLDIEITESVFMKDIALAKWSIEQLHRMGISLSLDDFGTGYSSLSYLRQLPFDRIKIDRSFVTGIQSNAENQKLVTGILSLAHGLSLDVTAEGIETEGDLAFLQAADCQLGQGYIFAQAISAAEVDWMLETKWALADSTDEVPGQVPDRATNAGARKTG, encoded by the coding sequence ATGCGTGGATCAAAATGCCGATCCAGACACTTCAAGCTCTATCTGGCCATCGTCGTGACAACGGCCAGCACCTTTGCCATCAGTGGGCAGCTGGACCTGATGGAACGGTTCTACCAGTTCAGCCATGCGCACGAACGATGGGAATTGGACGAATTGGCCGTGCTGGTGCTGAACAGCATCGTGGCGCTGACCGTCATCCTGATCGTGCGTACACGCGACATGCGCAAGGCCCTGCGGGAACGCGATGCGGCCGAGGCGAACATTCGCAAGATGGCCCGCCACGATGCGCTGACCGGGCTGTTCAACCGCCGCGCCTTCCTGGATCACCTGTCCCGGGTCGCCGGTCTGGACAGCGACCGCAAGGCCGACCTGATCCTGATGATGCTGGACCTTGACCGGTTCAAGGCGGTGAACGACCTGCACGGGCACAATTGCGGCGACGCGGTCCTGATGGAAACCGCCCGGCGCCTGGAACGGCAATTGGGCGACGGTGACGTGCTGGCGCGGCTGGGCGGCGATGAATTCAGTATCGCGCTGGCGCCGGGATCTTCGGTGGAACGGGCGGAACGGCTGGCGCACAAGATCTGCTCCGAGATCGCCAGACCCGTCCGATACCGCGAGATTTCGGTGACGATCGGCACCTGCGTCGGGCTGGCCACGATCGACCGGTCGACCCGTTTTGCCGACGGCCTGGGGTTCGCCGATCACGCGCTGTACGCCGCCAAGAACATGGGCCGCGGGCAGTTCGCATGGTACGACGCCGGGCTGGACGCCGCCGCCAAGGAACGCCTGCAGATCGAAGCGGACCTGCGCGACGCCATTTCCAGGGGCGAGGTGGTGGCCCATTACCAGCCGATCTTTGACATCCGGACCGACGTGCTGCGCGGGTTCGAGGTTCTGGCCCGCTGGAAGACCGAAACCCGGGGGCAAATCCCGCCATCGACTTTCATCGGCATCGCCGAAGACACCGGCCTGATCGCCCCCCTGGGGTGGAGCATCCTGGAACAGGCCTGCGAGACCGGGCGCCAGTGGCCGTCGGCCCTGAAGATGTCGATCAACTTCTCGTCGATGCAGTTCCAGGACCCGCAGCTGGTGGAACGGGTCGGCGCGATCCTGACGAAGACCGGGTTTGACCCGGCGCGGCTGGACATCGAGATCACCGAAAGCGTGTTCATGAAGGACATCGCCCTGGCCAAGTGGTCCATCGAACAGCTGCACCGGATGGGGATCTCGCTGTCGCTGGACGATTTCGGCACGGGCTATTCGTCGCTGTCCTACCTGCGACAATTGCCGTTCGACCGGATCAAGATCGACCGCAGCTTCGTGACGGGCATCCAGTCGAACGCCGAGAACCAGAAGCTGGTGACCGGGATCCTGTCGCTGGCCCACGGGCTGAGCCTGGATGTCACGGCCGAGGGGATCGAGACCGAGGGCGACCTGGCGTTCCTGCAGGCGGCGGACTGCCAACTGGGTCAAGGCTACATCTTTGCCCAGGCGATCAGCGCGGCCGAGGTGGACTGGATGTTGGAAACCAAGTGGGCGCTTGCAGATAGCACGGACGAGGTGCCGGGCCAGGTGCCGGACCGGGCGACGAACGCCGGCGCCCGCAAGACGGGCTGA
- the tufA_2 gene encoding Elongation factor Tu, whose translation MAKAKFERNKPHVNIGTIGHVDHGKTTLTAAITKYFGDFKAYDQIDGAPEEKARGITISTAHVEYETDARHYAHVDCPGHADYVKNMITGAAQMDGAILVVNAADGPMPQTREHILLGRQVGIPKMVVFLNKVDQVDDEELLELVEMEVRELLSSYDYPGDDIPIIAGSALAALEGRDPEIGEEKIKELLAAVDEYIDTPERAVDQPFLMPIEDVFSISGRGTVVTGRVERGVVNVGDELEIVGIKDTQKTTCTGVEMFRKLLDRGEAGDNIGALLRGIERDKVERGQVLCKPGSVKPHTKFEAEAYILTKEEGGRHTPFFANYRPQFYFRTTDVTGTVTLAEGTEMVMPGDNVSFGVELIAPIAMEQGLRFAIREGGRTVGAGVVSKIIE comes from the coding sequence GACGACGCTGACGGCTGCGATCACGAAGTATTTCGGCGACTTCAAGGCCTACGACCAGATCGACGGCGCACCGGAAGAGAAAGCGCGCGGGATCACGATCTCGACGGCGCACGTGGAATACGAGACCGACGCGCGCCACTACGCGCACGTCGACTGCCCCGGCCACGCCGACTATGTGAAGAACATGATCACCGGCGCGGCGCAGATGGACGGCGCGATCCTGGTGGTGAACGCCGCCGACGGCCCGATGCCCCAGACCCGCGAACACATCCTGCTGGGCCGTCAGGTCGGCATCCCGAAGATGGTCGTGTTCCTGAACAAGGTCGACCAGGTCGATGACGAGGAACTGCTGGAGCTCGTGGAGATGGAAGTCCGCGAACTGCTGTCGTCCTACGACTACCCGGGCGACGATATTCCGATCATCGCAGGTTCGGCCCTGGCCGCGCTGGAAGGCCGTGACCCGGAAATCGGCGAAGAGAAGATCAAGGAACTGCTGGCGGCCGTCGACGAATACATCGACACCCCCGAGCGTGCCGTGGATCAGCCCTTCCTGATGCCGATCGAAGACGTGTTCTCGATCTCGGGCCGTGGCACGGTTGTGACCGGCCGTGTGGAACGTGGCGTGGTGAACGTTGGTGACGAACTGGAAATCGTCGGCATCAAGGACACCCAGAAAACCACCTGCACCGGTGTGGAAATGTTCCGCAAGCTGCTGGATCGCGGCGAAGCCGGCGACAACATCGGCGCCCTGCTGCGCGGTATTGAACGTGACAAGGTCGAGCGTGGCCAGGTTCTCTGCAAGCCGGGTTCGGTCAAGCCGCACACCAAGTTCGAAGCCGAGGCCTACATCCTGACCAAGGAAGAGGGCGGCCGTCACACGCCGTTCTTCGCGAACTACCGTCCGCAGTTCTACTTCCGGACCACGGACGTGACCGGCACCGTGACGCTGGCCGAAGGCACCGAGATGGTGATGCCCGGCGACAACGTGTCGTTCGGTGTTGAACTGATCGCGCCGATCGCGATGGAGCAGGGCCTGCGCTTTGCCATCCGCGAAGGTGGCCGCACCGTGGGTGCCGGCGTCGTCTCCAAGATCATCGAGTGA